The following coding sequences are from one Humulus lupulus chromosome X, drHumLupu1.1, whole genome shotgun sequence window:
- the LOC133805550 gene encoding secreted RxLR effector protein 161-like yields MQRVPYTSVVGSMKYIMVCTCPDLCHGVSVVSRYMGNPWRGHWEVVKWMMRFIKGTSNIGLLYGLSSNRQEVHGYVDSDYARDVDTRRSQIGFVFQINNYTISWKANLRSIVTLSTTEAEYIACTEVVKEALWLKGLTRALEGKIKLEKVSTEENPSAMLTKALPIAKFRHCLNLLMATVE; encoded by the exons ATGCAAAGAGTTCCTTACACTAGTGTTGTAGGGAGCATGAAGTACATTATGGTCTGCACATGCCCAGATCTATGCCATGGAGTAAGTGTGGTGAGCAGGTATATGGGAAATCCATGGAGAGGGCATTGGGAGGTTGTTAAATGGATGATGAGATTTATAAAGGGGACATCTAACATTGGGTTACTCTATGGTTTAAGTTCAAACAGACAAGAAGTACATGGTTATGTCGATTCAGATTATGCAAGGGATGTGGACACTAGGAGATCTCAAATTGGTTTTGTGTTTCAGATTAATAACTACACCATCAGCTGGAAAGCAAATCTACGGTCAATTGTAACTTTGTCCACAACCGAAGCCGAATATATAGCTTGTACAGAAGTTGTCAAGGAAGCTTTATGGTTAAAAGGCTTAACAAGGGCACTTG AAGGGAAGATTAAGCTGGAAAAGGTATCAACCGAAGAGAACCCTTCTGCTATGCTCACCAAAGCATTACCAATAGCAAAGTTCAGACATTGTCTGAATTTGCTCATGGCCACCGTTGAATGA
- the LOC133805552 gene encoding uncharacterized protein LOC133805552: MGMDLDQDSKCSSWIGLWTRLEGSACGGLWMARSHGEVMGQNLKNLKSRKTSLNPLFSCCCATSGGILDRVVEAEDKKHGDILRLDHFSSRSVPFFRYDDPRRGFSSCSFDSSSEISLRLSCCPTTVIALVIGLALRGFLAQVVFLGV; the protein is encoded by the exons ATGGGAATG GACCTTGATCAAGACTCCAAATGCAGCTCATGGATAGGGCTATGGACGAGGTTGGAGGGCTCGGCTTGCGGAGGGTTGTGGATGGCTCGGTCTCACGGAGAGGTCATGGGTCAAAACTTGAAAAACTTGAAAAGCAGGAAAACCTCACTGAACCCATTATTTTCATGTTGCTG TGCCACATCAGGGGGTATTCTAGACAGAGTTGTTGAAGCAGAGGATAAGAAACATGGAGATATTCTAAGACTA GACCATTTCAGCTCAAGATCTGTCCCATTTTTtag ATATGATGATCCCAGGAGAGGATTCAGTTCCTGTTCTTTTGACTCTTCCAGTGAAATATCTCTCAGATTGTCCTGCTGCCCTACAACAGTTATTG CATTAGTCATTGGTCTGGCTCTTAGAGGTTTCCTTGCACAAGTAGTGTTTCTTGGTGTGTGA
- the LOC133805551 gene encoding protein argonaute MEL1-like — protein sequence FKVTIKFASKPDLHHLRQFLQSRQLDAPQETIQALDVALRGDPSDKYTVVGRSFFHLTLGRPGELADGIIYWKGYYQSLRLIQLGLSLNIDVSARAFYETIRVSDFVFKNFNVRDDLRPLHDQVRLQLKKNLKGVKVACSHLQNTRTYKITGISTEPLNKLMFTLDDKMTQISVAAYFQDKYKIKLRYVTWPALQAGNAAKPIYLPMEVCTIVEGQRYSKKLNERQVTNLLRATYQRPNDREESIWRIVKQNKYSDHELVQDFGISVVNNLTMVDARVLPPPVVFF from the exons TTTAAGGTGACCATCAAGTTTGCTTCGAAGCCAGACTTACATCATCTGCGTCAGTTTTTACAGAGCAGGCAACTTGATGCTCCTCAAGAGACAATTCAAGCACTGGATGTTGCTCTCAGAGGAGATCCATCGGATAA GTATACTGTTGTTGGGAGGTCATTTTTTCACCTCACACTGGGGCGTCCTGGTGAGCTTGCAGATGGCATAATCTATTGGAAAGGGTACTATCAAAGTTTGAGGCTAATTCAGTTAGGGCTTTCTCTTAACATTG ATGTTTCAGCAAGGGCTTTTTATGAAACTATAAGGGTATCTGATTTCGTTTTCAAAAACTTTAATGTGAGAGACGATCTAAGGCCATTGCATGATCAAGTCCGGCTCCAG cTAAAGAAAAATTTGAAAGGGGTTAAAGTAGCATGCAGTCATTTGCAAAATACAAGGACTTATAAGATTACTGGGATATCGACAGAGCCACTGAACAAATTAAT gttTACTCTTGATGATAAGATGACACAGATTTCAGTTGCTGCTTACTTTCAAGACAAGTACAAAATCAAACTCAGATATGTGACATGGCCTGCTCTGCAAGCAGGAAATGCAGCAAAGCCTATTTACTTACCCATGGAG GTTTGTACAATTGTTGAGGGGCAAAGATACTCTAAGAAACTCAATGAAAGGCAAGTAACCAATCTATTGAGGGCAACCTATCAAAGACCAAACGACAGGGAAGAAAGCATTTGGCGAATTGTTAAGCAGAACAAATACAGTGATCATGAACTTGTCCAGGATTTTGGAATTAGTGTTGTAAACAATTTGACAATGGTTGATGCTCGAGTTTTGCCTCCACcagtggtatttttctaa